The Zingiber officinale cultivar Zhangliang chromosome 10A, Zo_v1.1, whole genome shotgun sequence genome contains a region encoding:
- the LOC122026780 gene encoding (3S,6E)-nerolidol synthase 1, chloroplastic-like, translating into MPFCIHQASQRRKHADICTHLPRNSPPFLSRPQATNSLLPIESHSIAEQALLSQPKIIKHAALNSTTLQLLLLFPGKPKSQHQELQAQAAAAEAAEAGGANYRRPCSWCKDSPIARRPVQFHLQEIRNMLCDARSSSELMLAIDCVQKLDVEHHFEEEIVAALESLYMESYADQLHRRVNTLHEAALLFRLLRQTRYPVSSDIFLRFTDHKRGDFMPSLTGGSHGIVSLLEASYLNTGEGILYEANRFATHHLNSLMPHFAPHFAKFIRQTLAHPYHVSLQSYRARRFLVSFGGGEQGRRKIVEEFARRDFKEVQLLHLQELEQVTRFSIYLHLARVVVIVVLILFVVCAVGGRLGLARKLKFARDQPSKWYTWSMTVLSNPKFSSYRIALTKVIAFVYLIDDIFDVYGSLDELELFARAMNKWELSANIDPRPFCMKITYTALFETTNEIAQMIYEEHGWNPMDSLKNADEEQDGKDGSFLECFMKENPHCSFEVAKEEVMRLITKAWEELNKESFSSSTKFSRDFVKCCLNTARMVRVMYSYNEEHKLPMFEDYVNLLLIENF; encoded by the exons ATGCCGTTCTGCATTCATCAAGCTTCACAACGAAGAAAGCATGCAGACATTTGCACCCACCTACCGAGGAACTCTCCACCATTCCTCTCGCGGCCTCAGGCCACAAATTCCCTCCT GCCAATCGAGTCACATTCCATTGCAGAGCAAGCTCTTCTCTCCCaaccaaaaataattaaacatgctGCCCTTAATTCAACTACCCTGCAGCTCTTGCTTCTGTTCCCTGGGAAACCCAAATCGCAGCATCAAGAGCTCCAGGCACaagcagcagcagcagaagcAGCAGAAGCTGGTGGTGCCAATTACAGACGACCGTGCTCATGGTGTAAGGATTCACCTATAGCTCGCCGTCCAGTTCAGTTTCATTTGCAA GAGATCAGAAACATGCTCTGCGATGCCAGGAGCTCGTCGGAGTTGATGCTGGCGATCGACTGCGTTCAAAAGTTGGACGTCGAGCACCATTTCGAGGAAGAGATTGTAGCTGCGCTGGAATCGTTGTACATGGAGAGCTACGCAGATCAGCTTCACCGGAGAGTGAATACTCTGCATGAAGCTGCCCTTTTGTTCCGTTTACTTCGACAGACTCGATACCCTGTGTCATCAG atatttttcttaggtttacagatcACAAACGTGGTGATTTCATGCCATCTCTCACAGGAGGAAGCCATGGAATTGTGAGCTTGCTCGAAGCATCCTACTTGAACACCGGCGAGGGCATTCTTTATGAAGCCAATAGATTTGCTACTCACCACCTCAATTCTTTGATGCCACACTTTGCACCTCATTTTGCCAAATTTATCCGGCAAACTTTAGCTCATCCTTATCATGTGAGCTTGCAAAGTTACAGAGCTAGGCGATTTCTGGTTAGCTTCGGAGGAGGGGAACAGGGAAGGAGGAAAATAGTTGAGGAATTTGCAAGGAGGGATTTCAAGGAGGTTCAATTGCTACACCTTCAAGAATTGGAGCAAGTCACAAGGTTTTCAATTTACTTGCACCTTGCTagagttgttgttattgttgttctcATTCTCTTTGTGGTCTGTGCAGTTGGTGGGAGACTCGGTCTGGCGCGCAAACTAAAGTTTGCTCGAGATCAACCGTCGAAATGGTACACGTGGTCGATGACGGTTCTTTCAAACCCTAAGTTCTCGAGCTATCGAATTGCGCTTACGAAAGTCATTGCATTTGTCTACCTCATTGACGATATTTTCGATGTGTATGGATCGTTGGATGAACTCGAACTCTTCGCCAGAGCTATGAACAA ATGGGAGTTATCGGCGAATATCGATCCACGTCCATTTTGTATGAAAATAACCTACACCGCATTGTTTGAGACGACAAATGAGATTGCACAAATGATATACGAGGAACATGGGTGGAATCCAATGGACTCTTTGAAAAATGCG GATGAAGAACAAGATGGAAAAGATGGCTCATTCTTAGAGTGCTTCATGAAGGAGAATCCACATTGCTCATTTGAAGTCGCAAAGGAAGAAGTGATGAGACTGATTACTAAAGCATGGGAGGAGCTAAATAAAGAAAGCTTTAGCTCATCGACCAAATTTTCTCGAGATTTCGTGAAATGTTGTTTAAACACGGCGAGGATGGTTAGGGTAATGTATAGTTATAACGAGGAGCATAAGCTTCCTATGTTTGAGGACTACGTGAACTTGTTACTCattgaaaatttttaa